A window from Cryptomeria japonica chromosome 1, Sugi_1.0, whole genome shotgun sequence encodes these proteins:
- the LOC131070106 gene encoding uncharacterized protein LOC131070106, protein MKTATTFRDDPKQQKADAILLSKDCVTYQEMIWNFRYCRYFKICWICARFIPESFWQIRVSEMKKERVYWNGYLITRDPQTHKIQIIRDFPPPPRRGNVKRGIFNSLVAGTTAVVSDVFCYHRRCSFCLSRNSMTYLSAGTP, encoded by the exons ATGAAAACGGCCACAACTTTCCGCGATGATCCGAAACAGCAAAAGGCCGACGCTATTTTACTTTCGAAAGATTGCGTGACCTACCAGGAAATGATTTGGAATTTTCGATACTGCCGTTATTTTAAGATATGCTGGATCTGTGCGCG GTTCATTCCAGAGAGCTTTTGGCAAATTAGGGTTTCGGAAATGAAGAAGGAACGAGTCTACTGGAACGGATATTTGATTACCAGAGATCCTCAGACTCACAAAATCCAGATAATTAGGGATTTCCCACCTCCACCAAGGCGGGGGAATGTTAAAAGGGGCATTTTTAATTCCTTGGTTGCGGGAACGACTGCCGTTGTCTCAGACGTTTTCTGCTACCATCGTCGCTGCAGCTTCTGCTTATCGCGCAATTCCATGACCTACTTGTCTGCAGGTACTCCATGA